AGTAATAAAAAAGTAATATATATAGAACATTCAGAATTATTGACAGAACTAGAAAGTAATACATTACTAAAAATAATTGAAGAACCTCCAAAAAATACAATATTTTTTTTGCAAACAAATAAAATAAAAAATATAATATCTACTTTAAAAAGTAGACTATATATAATAAATATATTTAATGAAAAAAAAAAAAAAAATATAAAATGGCTATTAAAAAATACAAATTTTAACTATAAAAAATGTAAACAAGCAATAGAAATTAGTAACAATATTCCATTACTTGCAAAAAAAATATTATTAGGAAATTCATGGAAAATAAGAAAATATTTTTATAAATGTTTACTTAAAAAAATAAAAAAAAAAAAATTAATAGATCTTTTAAATATAATAAAAAAAGAATTTATAATTTTTTTTTTAAATTTAATATATACAATATTTTTAGATTCAATAAAATATAAAAAAAAAATGTTTAATTTTATAATCAACATAGATCAAAAAAAATTAATTATTTTTATATCAAAAAAATTTAAAAAAAAAATAATATATAAAAGTATAAATTCATGGATGCAATTTGAAAAAAATATATTAAATATAAATAGAATAAATTATGAATTAGTTTTGTTAGAACAAATTTTTAAATGGGAAAAAATATTAAAAAATAATGTTAACAATATACTACTACCATAAGTGTAAAAAAAAATGATATTAATAGATTCTCACTGTCATTTAGACAAAATAAATTATAAAAAAATAAAAAAAAATATATATCAAATATTAAAAGAAGCAAAAAAAAAAAATATAAAATATATTTTAAATGTTTCTACTTCAATAAATAATTTTGATAAAATGAAAATATTATTAAAAAATAAAAAAAATATATTTTATGCATGTGGAATACATCCATTTTATTATAAAAAAAATATAATAATTGAAGAAATTAAAAAAAGATTAAAAGAAAAAAAAGTAATTGCAGTAGGAGAAATAGGATTAGATTATTCTAAACAAAACAAAATAAACAAAGAAAGACAAAAAAAAATGTTTTTAGATCAAATAAAAATAAGTAAAGAATTTAAAAAACCTATAATAGTTCATACTAGAAATTCTATAAAAGATACAATAAAAATTTTAGAAATTTCAGAAATTAGTAATTATGGAGGAATAATACATTCTTTTAATCAAACAAATTTAAAAAATTTAAAAAAAATAATAGACCTTAATTTTTATATATCAATATCAGGTATTATAACATTTAAAAATGCATCAGAATTAAGAAATATTATAAAATATATACCATTAAACAAACTTTTAATAGAAACAGATTCTCCATATCTTTCCCCAGAACCCTATAGAGGAAAAGAAAACAGACCATCAAATTTATATTATATAGCAAAATGTGTAGCAAAATTAAAAAAAATAAAATTAGATGAAATTTCAGAAATAATGAAAGAAAATTTTAAAAAATTATTTAATTTAAAAAAAAAATCAATAACATAAAACAAAAATATAATATAATAATTTTATAAAATACAAAAAAATAGAGATTAAATATGTTTAAAAACATTTTTTCTAATTTACAAAAAATAGGAAAATCTTTGATGTTACCTGTTTCTGTTCTTCCAATAGCAGGCATATTATTAGGTATAGGATCAGCTAATTTTTCTATTATTCCTAATTTAATTTCAAATATAATGATTGAATCTGGAAGCTCTATATTCAAAAATATGCCTCTAATTTTTGCTATAGGAATATCATTAGGTTTTACTAAAAATGATGGTGTAGCAGCATTAGCATCTGTTATTTCATATGAAATAATGTCTAAAACATTTTCTGTAACATTACCTATTTTTACAAATCTTAACGATATATTAGAAAAACAAACTAATTTAATTGATACAGGAATTTTAGGTGGAATTTTATCAGGTGCAATGTCAGCATACTTATTTAATGTATTTTATAAAATAAACCTTCCAGAATATTTAGGATTTTTTACAGGAAAAAGATTCGTACCAATAATATCAGGATTATTTTCAATAATTTTAGGAATTTTATTATCATTAATATGGCCTCCTATAGGCAAAACAATACAAAAATTTTCTGAATGGGCTGCATATCAAAATCCAATATTAGCATTTTTTATTTATGGATCTATAGAAAGAGCATTAATACCATTAGGACTTCATCATATATGGAATGTACCATTTCAAATGCAAGTAGGAGAATATGTAAATAGTTCAGGAAAAATATTTCATGGAGATATTGCAAGATATATGGCTGGTGACATTACAGCTGGTAAATTATCTGGAGGATTTTTATTTAAAATGTATGGATTGCCTGGAGCTGCTATAGCAATATGGAAATGTGCTAAAAAAATAAATAAAAAAAAAATAGGTGGTTTAATGACATCAGCTATTTTAACTTCATTTATAACAGGTATTACAGAACCAATTGAATTTACATTTATGATATCAGCACCGATTTTATATGTAGTTCATTCTATATTATCAGGATTAGCATTTGCAATATGTATTTTGTTAAACATGAGAGCAGGAGCAAGTTTTTCTCATGGAATTATAGATTTTATGATATTAAGCGGAAATAGTAATAATATTTTATTATTTCCTATAATAGGAATATTATATGGTTTTATATATTATATAATATTTGTAACATTAATAAAATTTTTTAAATTAAATACTCCTGGAAGAGAAAAAATATATAAAACTTTCAAAAAAAATAAAAATATTATTCCAGAATTAATTAAAGCTTTAGGAGGAAAAGAAAATATATCTAATTTAGATGCATGTATAACAAGACTTAGAATAACAGTTTTTAATTCATCTAAAGTTGACAAAAATAAAATAAATGATCTGGGAGCATCTGCTGTAATAATTTCTGGATGTGGAGTTCAAGCAATTTTTGGTACTAAATCAGATAATATAAAAAACAATATTGAAGAATATTTAAAAAAAAATTAAACAATATCAAATAATAGTGGGTTTTATAACCCACAATATAAAAAATCTAATAAATTAAAAAAGGAAATTAATATGAATTGTAAAAATATTTTTATGAAAATAATAAAAAAAAAAATAAAATCAAAAATAATATATCAAAATAAAAAAGTTACAGCTTTTGAAGATATAGAACCTAAATCTCCAATACATATACTAATAGTTCCTAACAAAATAATCAAATCTACAAACAAAATAAATAAAAAAAATAAACATATAATAGGAACTATGACGTATGTAGCAATAAAAATAGCAAAAAAACTTAATTTTTATAAAGATGGATATAGAATTGTAATAAATTGTAATAAACATGGAGGACAAACAATACCACATCTACATATGCATTTATTAGGAGGAAAAATATTAGGAAATTTTTGTTAATAAAAAATATTAAAAATTAAAGTATTAAATTTTAATAATTAAATTTATTAAGAGTTTTTGGAAAAGGAGATGCATCTCTAATATTTTCTAATCCTATTATATAACATAATAATCTTTCAAATCCTATTCCAAATCCTGAATGAAAAGAAGTTCCATATTTTCTTAAATCTCTATACCACCAATATTTTTCTTTACTTAAATTAAATTCATTAAATTTATTATCTAATATTTCTAATCTTTCTTCTCTTTGAGAACCTCCTACAACTTCACCTATATTAGGAAGAAATATATCCATAGAAGCAACAGTAACATTATCAGAATTATTTCTCATATAAAATGCTTTTAATTGTTTAGGAAAATTTTTTATTATTACAGGTTTACAAAAATATTTATTTACAATATATTTTTCTTTATCTAAAGATATATCTTCTCCAAAAGATATTTTTTTTCCTAATTTATTTAATAAAATAATGATATCTTTATATTCTAATTCTATAAAATTTAGTTCTATCAAATTATTTAAATTAATTATTATATTTTTATTAAAATTTTTTTCTAAAAATTCTATATCATAAAGACAATCTTTTAATATATATTCAGAAACATATTTTAAAATATTTTTAGACAATAATATTATCTTTTTTAAATCAAAAAAAGATACTTCTACTTCTAGCATCCAAAATTCAGATAAATGTCTTTTAGTATTAGAATCTTCTGATCTAAATACTGGACCAAATGTATATACTTTAGACAAAGCAGATGCATAAGTTTCTAAAGTTAATTGACCTGATACAGTTAAAAAAGAATCTTTAAAAAATTTTTTTTTTTCATTCAACAATTTGCTTTTTTGAAAAAAATTATATGGACTTACATTAAACATAGATCCTGATCCTTCAGTATTTATTCTAGTAATAATAGGAGTTGGAACCCATATAAAATTTTCTTTTTTAAAAAAATTATTTATACCATTTAATAAACTATTTCTAATTCTTGAAACAGAACTAAAAAATTTAGTTCTAGGTCTTAAATGAGCAAATTTTCTTAAATATTCAAAAGTATGTTTTTTTAAAGAAATAGGATATTTATCTGGATCATTTATAATTCCAAAAATTTTTAATTTATTTAATAATAATTCATATTTTTGCTCCTTTCTTCTAGAATATATTAAAATACCTATTGCACAAATAGAACAACCACTAGTTAATTTAATAATTTCATCTTTATAATTTTTTAAATTTGATTTAGCTATAATTTGTAAAGTATTAGAACAAGATCCATCAAAAATATCAATAAAAGATATTCCATTTTTAGAATCTCTTTTGCTTCTTATCCATCCATAAACTTTTATTGTTTTTTTAATTTTTATTTTATTATAAAATATTTCTTTTATAGAAAAAATTTTCATTTTTATTTACCAAAAAGTATAAAGAAAAAATATATTAAAATTATAAATTAAAAAAATATAATTATAAACAAATTTATACATTATTAATAAAATAAATAAAAAAAATATAATTCTTTGATAATTTTTTAATAATTATTTAATTTTCTTTATTTTTTTTATAATTGATTTTTTAATTTTGTTTAAATTAAAAATTTTATTTTTCTCAAATTCTACTATATTTTTAGGAGCTTTTTTTATAAAATTTTTATTACTAAGTTTATTTTTTGAAATATTTATATTAAAATTTATTTTTTTTATTTTATCTATAAAATTTTTAATATCTAATACATTATTACATTGTTTTTTATAAATAATAATTATTTTCGCTTCTTTTAAAATTTTAACAAAATGATTTCTATAATCATATGTGTTTTCGACCAAAATTATTTTTTTTAAATTAGCCATTTTTTCTAAAAAATATATGTTTTTAAAAAAAATTTTTTTTAAAGAAATTTCATAAAATTTTATTGCAACGGAAATTTTTTTTGAAAAATTTATTTTTATTTTGTTTCTAATAGATCTAATATTTTTTAAAAATTTTTTTATAAAAGTTACATTATATAAAACGTTTTTATTTACAAGATTTTTTTTATAATTAGGAAATTTTTGTAATAAAATACTTTTAGAACAATTTTTTGTAAAACATTTTATTTTTTGCCATATTGATTCTGTTATAAATGGAATAATAGGATGAGAAGAAATTAATAATAATTCAAAGATTTTAATTAAATTATTTTTACAATATAATATATCTTTTTTAGAAAAAAATTTAAAAATTATTTTTAAAAATTCTAAATACCAATTACAAAAATTATTCCAAATAAAATTGTATAAAACTATAGAAGCTTTATCAAATCTAAAGTTGTCTATATAGTATCTATATTTTTTTATCATAATATTATATTTTGAAATTATCCAAATATCTATAATATTAAATTTTCTAAAAACCATGTCTTTATTTATTTCTTTTTTAGATATATTAGAAAATATAAAAACATTAATATTCCAAATTTTATTACAAAAACTTTTATATCCTTTTAATCTTTTCATATCCCAATTTATATTTCTAGTAGGAGAAGATAAAGAAACTAAAGTAAATCTTAAAGCATCAACTCCATAAGAATCTATTCCATTAGGAAAATTTTTTTTTGTTCTAATAAAAATATTATTTTTCATAGAACTTTTAAACATATATTTAGTTCTTTTTTTTAATAAATTTTTTAAAGAAATTCCATCTATTATATCAATTGGATCTATCACGTTTCCTTTAGATTTAGACATTTTATTTCCAATGTCATCTCGTATTAATCCTGTTATATAAACTTTTTTAAAAGGTATTTGAATAGGAAATTTTTTATTTCCTTTTAATAAAACTAAAGTTAACATTATCATTCTAGATATCCAAAAAAATATAATGTCAAAACCACTAACTAAAACATCAGTAGGATGAAACATTTTTAATAAATTATTTTTTTTAGGCCAACCCAAAGAAGAAAAAGACCATATAGCTGAAGAAAACCAAGTATCTAATACATCTTTATCTCTCTTTAAAAAAAAATTCTTTGGTAATAAATTTTTTTTTATAATTTCTTTTTTATTAATTCCTACATATATCTTACCAGCTTTATCATACCATACTGGTATTCTATGACCCCAAAATAATTGTCTTGATATACACCAATCATCTAAATTTTTCATCCAAGAAAAAAATACATTTTTATATTTTTCTGGAATAAATTTTATTAAATCATCTTTAACTAATTTTAATGCTTTTTTAGAAATTTTATTTACTTTTAAATACCATTGATCAGTTATTCTAGGTTCTATTAAAGAACCTGTTCTATCACCTACAAAAATTTTTATATTTGTATTAATTGTTTTATCTAATAAATTATTTTTTTTTAAAATTTTTATAATTTTTTTTCTTGCTATAAATTTATCTAAATTATGTAAAAATTTTGGAGAATTTTCTTTATGAACAATATTATTAAAATATATTGTAAATTTTTTACAAATATTTCCAGAATCAGTAAAAATGTTTATTATAGGTAATTTATTATTATAAGCTATTTTATAATCATTAAAATCATGAGCTGGAGTAATTTTGACGCACCCAGTACCCTTAAATTTCTTTATAGTTTTATCTGATATTATAGGAATAATTCTATTAACAATAGGAACTAAAACTTTTTTTCCTAAAAAGTTTTTATATCTAGAATCAGTTGGATTAACAGCAATAGCAACATCACCTAAAAGAGTTTCAGGTCTTGTTGTTGCAACTATTATATATTTTTTTTTATTTTTTATTTCATTATTATTTACAATATAATATTTTATATACCACATGAATCCTTTACATTTTTTTTTTTCTATTTCTATATCTGATATAACACTTTTGCAACTAAAATCCCAGTTTACTAAAGATTTTTTTTTATATATTAAATTTTTATTGTATAAAGATATAAAAGCAAATTTAACAGAATGGGACATATTTTTATCCATAGTAAAACAATTCCTTTTCCAATTTACTGAACTACCTAATCTTCTTATTTGAGAATAAATATTATTCTGCATTTTATCTTTCCATTTCCATATAACTCTTAAAAAATCTTTTTTAGAAAATTTTATCTTATTAGATTTATACTTTGAAAATAAATAATTTTTTACTATTATTTGAGTTGCTATTCCAGCATGATCAGTACCAGGTTGCCATAATATGTTTTTACCAATCATTTTATTATATCTTATTATAATATCCATTATAGTATGTTGAAATGCATGACCCATATGCAAATCTCCAGTAATATTTGGGGGAGGCATTACTATACAAAAATTATTTTTATTTTGTTTTTTATATTCAAAGTAACCATTTTTTTCCCAAAAATCATATAAAACTTTTTCTATTCTTTTATGATCATATATTTTTTTCATATTGTTTTTATTATAAAAATTAATTGTTTTTTAATTTAAAATATATATTTTAATAAAATTTTTTAATACTAAAACAAATTAAAATTATATCAAAAAAAAATATATATATTAAATAAAAATATATTTATAGAAATAAATATAACATATAAAAATTTTGTACTTTTAAAAATGATAATATTTTTTTTATATTACAAAAATAAAAAATATAATATATATTAAAAATATTAATAAATTTTATATTTAAAAAAAAATAATTTTAAAAATATTTATTAAAATATTATATATTATAAAAATAATAAAAAATAAAATATATAATTAAAAATTATTATATAAATATAAAAATAAAAATAAAATATATAAAAATAAAAAATTTTACACTAAAATACATAAAAATTAAAATCATATAAAAAATATATTATGAAAAATTCATTATATAAAAAAAGTTTATTATCTTTAAAAGACTTAAATAAATTAGAAATAAAAAAAATAATTAATTTAGCTAAAAAATTAAAATATTTAAAAAAAATAAAAAAAGAAAAATCATTTTTAAAAGGTAAAAAAATAATATCAATATTTGAACTAAATTCAACAAGAACTAGATGTGCATTCGAAATATCTGCTTTTAATCAAAAAGTAAATGTAACAAACTTAGATGTAAAAAACACTCATATGGGAAAAAAAGAATCTATAGAAGATACTATAAAAATATTTAACTTTATGTATGATGCTATACAATATAGAGGACCAAATCATAATATAATAAAAAAAATAAAAAAATATTCTAAAATACCTGTATGGAATGGTCTTACTAATAAATATCATCCTATACAAATATTATCAGATATATTTACAATTATAGAAAATTCTAAAAAAAATAAAAAATTATATAAAATTACTATTGCATATATAGGAGATTGTAAAAACAATATTGCAAAAACTATTTTAGAAGCTTCAAATATTTTAAAAATAAATGTAAATATGATATCTAATAAAAAATTTTTACCAAAAATTAAAAAAAAAAATAAGAAGATATTATGTACAGAAAATAAATATATAGGATTAAACAATGTAGATTTTATATATACTGATACATGGTTCTCTATGAATCAAAAAAATAATAAAATAAAAGAAAAAATAAAATTATTAAAAAAATATCAAATTAATAAAAATTTATTAAAAAAAACTAAAAATTGTAATACAAAAATTTTACATTGTATGCCTGCAATTCATAATAATAAAACAGAATTTTCTAAAAAAATTTTTAAAAAATATAAAATTAAAAATGGATTAGAAATAACTGACGAAGTTTTTAAATCTAAAAATAGTTTAGTTTTTGAACAAGCAGAAAATAAAATATATATAATACAAGCAATAATGATATTAAGTTTAAAAAAAAATATAAATTTTTTAAAATTTTAATTACATTTTTAATATATAATAAAAAAATATATAAAAAAAATAATATAAAATTTTTAATAAAATGAAAAATATTAAAAAAAATATTCCAAAAGAAATAGGTCCATATAGTTATATTTATGAATCAAAAGGAATTTTTATGATATCAGGTCAAATACCAATATCTACAAAAAACAAAAAAATTCCTAAAAACATATCTTTACAAACTAAAATAGTATTAAAAAACATAAAAAATATTATAAAATATAATAATTTAAAAATAAAAAATATAGCAAAAATTACAATTTTTATAACAAATATTAAAAATATAAAAATAATAAATAAAATATATAAAAAATTTTTTAAAAAATATACAAAAAAATTTCCTGCTAGAACATGTGTAGAAGTATCTAAACTACCTAAAAATTCTGATATAGAAATAGATGCAATAGCAATTAAATAAAATATGCCACGTAGTGGCATAATATTAAAAAATTTTAATTAAATCTTTTATTTCTTCTATTAATATTTTTTTTAAAAACATCTTTTTTAAAAAATTTACTTTTTAAATTTTTATTAAATGCATTGTTTTTAAATCCATGTATAAATCTAATATTAATTAATTTATTTAAAATTCTAGTATTTTTGAAATTTTCTAAAAAATTATTTTTTTTTGTCACATTTTTTGATATTTCTATAGTAGAATAAAAATCAAAAAGTTTTATATGTCCTATATTTTTACTACTAATATTACCTTCATTAGCTATAGCACCTACAATATGTCTTACTTCTACCCCGTCTCTTTTACCTACACTTATTTTGTATAAATTCATATTATAAACATTTTTTTTATATAATTTATTTGAATTTTTATCATAAAAATTTTCTTTAATTTTTCTATTTAAAAAAGTTTTTCTTAATTTATTCTCTTCTTTTATAACTAATGGTCTATCTTTTTGAGCTATTTTTAATAATATAGGTAATAATATATTAGAATCAATATTTTTTATTACGTCCATTTTTTTTAATATTTTTTTATATATATCTAAATCTTTACTATTTGATTCTTCTATAATTTTTTTACAAAAATTATTTAATCTAATTTTTTCTAAATATTTAGAATTAGGTAAATCTATTCTTAATATTTTAGTTTTTATAGATCTCTCTATATTATACAATAATCTTCTTTCTCTAGGTTCTACAAATAATAGAGCATTTCCTGATCTACCAGCTCTACCTGTTCTTCCTATCCTATGTATATATGATTCTACATCCATTGGAATATCATAATTAATAACTAAACTAATTCTATCTACATCTAAACCTCTTGCTGCAACATCCGTTGCAATTAATATATCTAATCTTCCATCTTTTAACTTTTCTAATGTTTTTTCTCTTATAGATTGATTCATATCTCCATTTAATGCAGAACTATTATAACCATTTTTTTCTAATACTTCAGAAACTTCTATAGTAGAATTTTTTGTTTTTACAAAAATTATAGTTGCAGAAAATTTTTCTGTTTCCAAAAATTTTATTAATGCATCAGTTTTTTTTCCATATATTATACAAAATTTTTGATTTATGTTAGGTCTATTTTGTATACTAGATTCTACTTTTATTTCTTTTGGAAATTTCATAAACCTTCTAGAAATTCTTCTAATTTCATTAGGCATAGTAGCAGAAAAAAGAGCAGTCTGATGATTTTTAGGAACATTAGACATTATATTTTCTACATCTTCTATAAAACCCATTCTAAGCATTTCATCAGCTTCATCTAAAACTAAACTTTTTAAATTTGAAAGATTTAAAGTACCCCTTTTAATATGATCTAATAATCTTCCTGGAGTGCCTACTATAATTTGAGGTCCTAATCTTAATATTTTTAATTGTAATTCATATCTTTGTCCTCCATATAATGCTAAAACATTTATTCCTGAAATATATTTAGAAAATATGGAAAAAGATTTTGACACTTGTATAGCTAATTCTCTAGTTGGAGTTAATACTAAAATTTGAGGCATTCTTAAATTTAGTTTTATATTATTTAATAAAGGTAAAGCAAAAGCAGCTGTTTTACCACTTCCTGTTTGTGCCATTCCTAATACATCTATTCCCTTTAATAAAAAAGGTATACATAATTTTTGAATTGGAGAAGGTATTGTATATTTTATTTCATTTAATGATTTTATTAAACAATCTTTTAATCCTAAAGAAGAAAATGTAAATTTATTATTAGTCATGCAATTTTATATGCCTTTTAATTTACAAATATTATTTATATTAACTAAAATAATAAATTTTATTTAAAACTATTTTAAAAATTTTAATAAGATTTAATTATTTTATCATAAATAATAAAATTTCGTATATAATTTATATGATTGAAATATATTAATTTTTTTTAATAATAAAAATATATTAATAAAAAATAATAATATTTATTATAATTTTTTAATCAAAAAATATTACTAAAATATACAAAATAAAATAAATATTATAAAAAAATGTTTTAATATCTTTTTAACTAAATTTTGCATCTTTTATACTTAGTCTCAATCTTCCATTTTTATCTATTTCTAAAACTTTTACTGAAACATTTTGATTTATATTTAAAAAATTAGAAACTTTATTAATTCTTTTATTAGAAATTTGTGATATATGAACTAAACCTTCTTTACCTGATCCTATAGATACAAATGCTCCAAATTCAACTATTTTTGTAATTTTTCCTGAATATATTTTTCCTACTTCTATTTCAGAAGTAATTTTTTTGATCTTCCTTATAGCATTTTTAGCTTGATCTTTTAAAGTAGAAGAAATTTTAACAGTTCCATCATCTTCTATTTCTATAGTAGTACCTGTTTCTTCAGTAAGCATTCTTATAACAGAACCTCCTTTTCCTATTACATCTTTTATTTTACCAGGATCAATTTTAATTGTATGAATTCTTGGAGCAAATATAGATATTTCTTTTTTAGGTACATTTATATGATTTGACATAATATTTAAAATTTTTAATCTAGCCAGTTTAGCCTTTTTCAAAGCTAGTTCAATTATTTCTATAGTTATTCCTTCTATTTTCATATCCATTTGTAAAGATGTTATTCCAACAAAACTTCCAGCTACTTTAAAATCCATATCTCCGAATCTATCTTCTTCTCCAGAAATATCCGATAATATTATATATTTATTACATTTTTTTATTAATCCCATAGCTATTCCTGCTATTGCAAATTTTATAGGAACTCCTGCATCCATTAAAGCAAGAGAAGCACCACAAACAGAAGCCATAGAAGAAGAACCATTAGATTCAGTAATTTCAGAAACTATTCTAATAGTATAAGGAAATTCTTTTATATTAGGCATAGAAGCAATTAAACTTTTTTTGGCTAATTTTCCATGCCCTATTTCTCTTCTTTTAGGAGATCCAGATAATCCTATTTCTCCAACAGAATAAGATGGAAAATTATAATGAAATAAAAAATTGTCTATTTTATCTCCTAAAAGTTCATCTAAATTTTGAGCATCTCTAGAAGTTCCTAAAGTAATAGAAACTAAAGATTGAGTTTGACCTCTAGTAAATAGAGATGATCCATGAACTCTAGGTAAAATTCCTGTTTTTATATATATTTTTCTTATTTCATCAAAATTTCTATTATCAATTCTATTAAATTTTTTTAGCATTATATTTCTAAAAATATGTTTTTCAACTAAATTTATAGAATTTTCTATTTCTATTTTATTATATTTTGAATATTTTAAATTAATAAAATTTACAATTTCATCTTTTAAAATATCAATTTTATCTTCTCTTTCTAATTTTGACTTTATTAAATAAGAACTAATAATTTTATTTTTATAAAGTTTTTTTATTTTATAAAATAATTTTTTTTTATGTGATAATACATTGCAATATATTTTTGGTTTTACAACTTTTTTAGAAAATAAAAAAATATTTTCAATAAGTTTTTTTTGATTATTATGTCCAAATAAAATAGCATTTAAAATTTCTTTTTCAGTTAGCATATTAGCTTCTGCTTCTACCATTAATATAGCATTTTTAGTTCCAGAAACTATTAAATCTAAATTACTAAATTTCATATCTTGAACTGTAGGATTTAAATAATATTTTTTATTTATGAAACCAACTCTAGCAACTCCTATAGGGCCAAAAAATGGAATTCCAGAAATATTTAAAGCAGCAGAAGCACCTATGATAGCAACTATATCTGGATTAATTTGAGGATTTACGGAAATAACAGTTGCTACAATTTGTATTTCATTTAATAAACCTTCTGGAAATAATGGTCTTATAGGTCTATCTATTAATCTTGCTGTTAATATTTCATTTTCGCTAGGTCTTCCTTCTCTCCTAAAAAAACCTCCAGGTATTCTTCCTGCAGCATATGTTCTTTCTTGATAATCTACTTTTAAAGGAAAAAAAATATTTTCTTCTTGAACCTTTTTGTTAAAAACAACTG
The genomic region above belongs to Buchnera aphidicola (Ceratovacuna keduensis) and contains:
- a CDS encoding valine--tRNA ligase; protein product: MKKIYDHKRIEKVLYDFWEKNGYFEYKKQNKNNFCIVMPPPNITGDLHMGHAFQHTIMDIIIRYNKMIGKNILWQPGTDHAGIATQIIVKNYLFSKYKSNKIKFSKKDFLRVIWKWKDKMQNNIYSQIRRLGSSVNWKRNCFTMDKNMSHSVKFAFISLYNKNLIYKKKSLVNWDFSCKSVISDIEIEKKKCKGFMWYIKYYIVNNNEIKNKKKYIIVATTRPETLLGDVAIAVNPTDSRYKNFLGKKVLVPIVNRIIPIISDKTIKKFKGTGCVKITPAHDFNDYKIAYNNKLPIINIFTDSGNICKKFTIYFNNIVHKENSPKFLHNLDKFIARKKIIKILKKNNLLDKTINTNIKIFVGDRTGSLIEPRITDQWYLKVNKISKKALKLVKDDLIKFIPEKYKNVFFSWMKNLDDWCISRQLFWGHRIPVWYDKAGKIYVGINKKEIIKKNLLPKNFFLKRDKDVLDTWFSSAIWSFSSLGWPKKNNLLKMFHPTDVLVSGFDIIFFWISRMIMLTLVLLKGNKKFPIQIPFKKVYITGLIRDDIGNKMSKSKGNVIDPIDIIDGISLKNLLKKRTKYMFKSSMKNNIFIRTKKNFPNGIDSYGVDALRFTLVSLSSPTRNINWDMKRLKGYKSFCNKIWNINVFIFSNISKKEINKDMVFRKFNIIDIWIISKYNIMIKKYRYYIDNFRFDKASIVLYNFIWNNFCNWYLEFLKIIFKFFSKKDILYCKNNLIKIFELLLISSHPIIPFITESIWQKIKCFTKNCSKSILLQKFPNYKKNLVNKNVLYNVTFIKKFLKNIRSIRNKIKINFSKKISVAIKFYEISLKKIFFKNIYFLEKMANLKKIILVENTYDYRNHFVKILKEAKIIIIYKKQCNNVLDIKNFIDKIKKINFNINISKNKLSNKNFIKKAPKNIVEFEKNKIFNLNKIKKSIIKKIKKIK
- a CDS encoding DEAD/DEAH box helicase; translated protein: MTNNKFTFSSLGLKDCLIKSLNEIKYTIPSPIQKLCIPFLLKGIDVLGMAQTGSGKTAAFALPLLNNIKLNLRMPQILVLTPTRELAIQVSKSFSIFSKYISGINVLALYGGQRYELQLKILRLGPQIIVGTPGRLLDHIKRGTLNLSNLKSLVLDEADEMLRMGFIEDVENIMSNVPKNHQTALFSATMPNEIRRISRRFMKFPKEIKVESSIQNRPNINQKFCIIYGKKTDALIKFLETEKFSATIIFVKTKNSTIEVSEVLEKNGYNSSALNGDMNQSIREKTLEKLKDGRLDILIATDVAARGLDVDRISLVINYDIPMDVESYIHRIGRTGRAGRSGNALLFVEPRERRLLYNIERSIKTKILRIDLPNSKYLEKIRLNNFCKKIIEESNSKDLDIYKKILKKMDVIKNIDSNILLPILLKIAQKDRPLVIKEENKLRKTFLNRKIKENFYDKNSNKLYKKNVYNMNLYKISVGKRDGVEVRHIVGAIANEGNISSKNIGHIKLFDFYSTIEISKNVTKKNNFLENFKNTRILNKLINIRFIHGFKNNAFNKNLKSKFFKKDVFKKNINRRNKRFN
- a CDS encoding Rid family detoxifying hydrolase yields the protein MKNIKKNIPKEIGPYSYIYESKGIFMISGQIPISTKNKKIPKNISLQTKIVLKNIKNIIKYNNLKIKNIAKITIFITNIKNIKIINKIYKKFFKKYTKKFPARTCVEVSKLPKNSDIEIDAIAIK
- the argF gene encoding ornithine carbamoyltransferase, whose translation is MKNSLYKKSLLSLKDLNKLEIKKIINLAKKLKYLKKIKKEKSFLKGKKIISIFELNSTRTRCAFEISAFNQKVNVTNLDVKNTHMGKKESIEDTIKIFNFMYDAIQYRGPNHNIIKKIKKYSKIPVWNGLTNKYHPIQILSDIFTIIENSKKNKKLYKITIAYIGDCKNNIAKTILEASNILKINVNMISNKKFLPKIKKKNKKILCTENKYIGLNNVDFIYTDTWFSMNQKNNKIKEKIKLLKKYQINKNLLKKTKNCNTKILHCMPAIHNNKTEFSKKIFKKYKIKNGLEITDEVFKSKNSLVFEQAENKIYIIQAIMILSLKKNINFLKF